GAACGAAGCTGTGGAGGCTTCCCTCACCATCATGGATGAAGGTGGGTATGCCCTTCATAATGATGGCGATGTCAATGAGAACTATTACAACTATTTCGCTTTAAGATCACCGGGAGAGAGTTCGGAAACCATTCTGGCCAGACATTATGATATCAGTCAGGCCGTGGGCGGTCACTGGTCACAGCGGTTTATCATATTGCAGGCAATGACCGGTATTTCCAAATCACTGGCCGATGATTTCCTGTGTACGGATGGACTTCCGGTTGCATTGAGTCCCTTATTTGATCCCACTACGGACTATGACCTTATTGAGGATGAGATGGCCAATAGGGACCCCAGGATGCACCAAACCATATTTAATATAGACGTACCCATTCTTAGTGATCCCATCGCCTATTTTAACGATGAACAGATTCCCCGTTTCGATCAATTCTTCAATACGGGTTATGTCATAAGAAAGTTCAGCAAGTTGGATAGGGCCCTTCAAGTTCCCGGTGCTGCGGACGATGGAGCCCCTGTGTTCAGGTTGGGGGAAATCTATTTGATATTTGCCGAGGCCAAAGCCGAATTGGGAACCCTGGAACAGGCAGACCTGGATGCCTCCATCAATTTACTTCGGAATCGGGTTGGAATGCCCCCAATGCAAATAGCAACCCTGGAACGTGATCCCGATTCGAATTTTGATGGCAGTCTGTCCGAGATACCCCAGGTTTCCGTACTTATAGATGAGATACGAAGGGAACGAAGGGTAGAATTGGCCTGTGAAGGTTTCCGTAGGGACGATCTGATGCGATGGAAGGCAGGCCAATTGTTGACATTAACGCCTCTGGGCGCCAAATTTAATGGAACCCGATATCCCAATGCCGTTGACCAAAATTTTGCAAGGGTCAATGAAGACGGGTTTATTGAACCCTATCAAGGAAGTGTGCGCCCCAGACTTTTTGATGAGAATAAGAACTATTTGTTTCCCATCCCACCCAGTGAAATTGGTCTGTATCCCAATGGGGAATTGACCCAAAATCCTGGATGGCAATAATATGCTACGAGTTTGAGTTAGCAATTCATGTTTAGTTTAGTTAGAAAGGAGGCTATCCCTGGGGTGGTCTCCTTTTTTGTTCCATAAATTTTTTTGTGGGAACTTTTACAATCCGAACATCAGGTTACTAATAACGTGGGTTCGATATAATATTTATCACCCAAAATCCGTCAAATTGAGTGGTTTTTCGTAATGAAATGAAGAAAAATTGTATCGAACAGGATTTTGCAATAAAGTTACTGGCCTCCCTACCTTCGGCATGCAGGATCGGACGGTATAGGAAAAAGACAAGACCTCCCTATAACCCATGACTTACGCCACTAAAATGTCATACATTTTCTTTGTCGCATCGACATAAAGTGTTCTCCTGTTTACTGCTGCAAATGCCCTTGCCGAAGAGTTTGCGACAAAAAAATCCTAATGGTATCATAGAAGCGGTTCATAGCTTGTTTTCAAGCTAATCGGAAATTGCTATTGAACTTGGGGTTCCCCAAAATATAATTGAAAGAATAGATTGGAATTTATTGCAGCTATAGAAGCTGGTCTGTTTTTCTAAGCACCACCACAATTTCCCTCAAAGCTGCGACCACGTCTTGAATCTCTTTTCTTTCGAACGTGTCTTTTTCGACATAGAAAAGCATTTCAATTCCCTTGTCAAGATGATTGGCTAATTTTTCAGAAGACCCATAGGTATCCTCAATGAGCTGAGTAAAACAATTTATTTGAATCTCATTTGACACAGGTAAAGGGATTTATAAACTTGTCATATATGGCATTAACAACGGCAAATATAAATCTTTTCTTCCTTGTCAAATATGGCAAGTATGAATAAATCGGAAATGCTAAAAACAATTGGCCAAAACGTCAAAAGAATACGATTGGAAAAAGGTTTGACACAAGTAGATTTAGTTGGAAGAATAGAAGCTAAAATTGATACCACCAATATTTCCAGAATTGAAAAAGGAAGAACGAATGCGACCATTTATACCCTTTTCAGAATAAGTCAAGCTTTGGAAGTGCCTTTGGCTGAGCTATGTATTTTGAATTCTAAATAGGGTACTCTCAATAAACTGAGTTTTAAAAAACACATCCATAATTGACAATAGTCAATACCAACACTATTTACGAAGCGGCTGCTATGAACGATCTATAGAAATCGTTATGTTTCTTGCTTTGCGAAGTAAGAAAAACAAACAAAAAAGCCGTACTTTGCGAAAAGTACTAAGGAAGGAAAACTGACTGTCTCGAAAATACGTGAACGATTGAATATCTCGAGGGCAACATATTATAAATATTTGAGGTATAGAGGATTTTCCGGAAAATTAAGACCTTACAAGAGAGTTTGAAGAACCGTCCTACATCTAAAAGAATTATTCAGAATTACTAAGTTTTAAAAGTTAACGTTTACGACCTCTCAATTGATGACTAAAACTAAATCCAAAACAAATAACGCAAAAATACTCAAAGCAGTGGATTTCTTCTGTGGGGCGGGAGGTGTGACATATGGATTTAGAAAAGCCAAAATAAAGGTGCTTGGAGGAATCGACATTGACCCAAGACTAAAGGAGACATACGAAATCAACAATAAAGGAGCTCAATTCATTCAAGCAGACATATCAAAACTTTCTTTCAATCAACTCAGTCAAAGATTGAGCGTTCTACCCAATGAGGATGACCTAATATTCATTGGGTGTAGCCCTTGCCAATATTTCACCACTATACAGACCGAAAAAGAGAAATCAAAAAAGACACGGATGCTCTTGGTAGATTTCCAACGCTTTGTAGATTATTTCCGACCAGGATACATAGTGGTGGAAAATGTGCCTGGATTAGAAACAAAAAAGGATAGTCCACTACAACATTTCAAAACATTTCTCACCGAAAACGGATATTCTTTTGACGACAGAGTAATAAATGCAGTGAAATACAATGTGCCTCAAAAGCGAAAAAGATACCTGCTTTTGGCTACAAGAGTTCAATCGGAAATTACAATTCCAAATGGAAGAAATCAAAGCCGACTAACTGTAAGAAATTTTATTGGTGATAAAACCGTATTTAAACCCGTAAAAGCGGGTAATAAAGATAACACTGATTTTAACCACACTGTATCAGGATTAAAGGAAATCAACCTAAAA
The sequence above is a segment of the Muricauda sp. SCSIO 64092 genome. Coding sequences within it:
- a CDS encoding RagB/SusD family nutrient uptake outer membrane protein, with the protein product MKIYNYLWIAIVWICASCSDVLDTEPDSVITENNFFTNESDFEIFSNKFYDYFPRDGRGFVNFIWNADNDSDNLHQMGDGNLLAFGANTINDNPPAYGGGGWSFSRIRSVNFMLGKIDEAPISDAAKNTWSAVGRFFRAYLYFDKVRKYGDVPWYDTALDETSEEIYRPRDPRATVIANIMADLDFAAANLPQDIGNKTTLDRYAALALKARVALYEGTYRKYHSLPEPWEELLNEAVEASLTIMDEGGYALHNDGDVNENYYNYFALRSPGESSETILARHYDISQAVGGHWSQRFIILQAMTGISKSLADDFLCTDGLPVALSPLFDPTTDYDLIEDEMANRDPRMHQTIFNIDVPILSDPIAYFNDEQIPRFDQFFNTGYVIRKFSKLDRALQVPGAADDGAPVFRLGEIYLIFAEAKAELGTLEQADLDASINLLRNRVGMPPMQIATLERDPDSNFDGSLSEIPQVSVLIDEIRRERRVELACEGFRRDDLMRWKAGQLLTLTPLGAKFNGTRYPNAVDQNFARVNEDGFIEPYQGSVRPRLFDENKNYLFPIPPSEIGLYPNGELTQNPGWQ
- a CDS encoding helix-turn-helix domain-containing protein: MNKSEMLKTIGQNVKRIRLEKGLTQVDLVGRIEAKIDTTNISRIEKGRTNATIYTLFRISQALEVPLAELCILNSK
- a CDS encoding DNA cytosine methyltransferase, with the translated sequence MTKTKSKTNNAKILKAVDFFCGAGGVTYGFRKAKIKVLGGIDIDPRLKETYEINNKGAQFIQADISKLSFNQLSQRLSVLPNEDDLIFIGCSPCQYFTTIQTEKEKSKKTRMLLVDFQRFVDYFRPGYIVVENVPGLETKKDSPLQHFKTFLTENGYSFDDRVINAVKYNVPQKRKRYLLLATRVQSEITIPNGRNQSRLTVRNFIGDKTVFKPVKAGNKDNTDFNHTVSGLKEINLKRIRKTPPDGGTRLAWKDDPDLQLNCYKGNDNLFYDVYGRMHWDKPAPTITTKFNSITNGRYGHPEQDRAISIREGAVLQTFPLHYKFKCNSMGTAAKMIGNAVPPELARWVGKTIVQNAMNGAV